A region of Diceros bicornis minor isolate mBicDic1 chromosome 9, mDicBic1.mat.cur, whole genome shotgun sequence DNA encodes the following proteins:
- the SERTM1 gene encoding serine-rich and transmembrane domain-containing protein 1, whose amino-acid sequence MSEPDSSSVFSGNVENGTFLELFPTSLSTSVDPSSGHLSNVYIYVSIFLSLLAFLLLLLIIALQRLKNIISSSSSYPEYPSDAGSSFTNLEVCSISSQRSTFSNLSS is encoded by the coding sequence ATGTCTGAACCTGACTCTTCGTCTGTGTTTTCGGGAAATGTGGAGAATGGAACTTTCCTTGAGCTGTTTCCCACATCCCTGTCCACATCGGTGGACCCGTCCTCAGGCCACCTGTCAAATGTCTACATCTATGTGTCCATATTCCTCAGCCTTTTAGCATTTCTGCTTCTGCTTTTAATCATTGCCCTCCAGAGGCTCAAAAATATCATCTCCTCCAGTTCCTCCTACCCGGAGTATCCAAGCGACGCTGGAAGTTCTTTCACCAATTTGGAAGTCTGTAGTATTTCCTCTCAAAGGTCCACTTTTTCAAACCTTTCTTCatga